The Nodosilinea sp. PGN35 genomic sequence CTAAACGCTGTATGGGTCTATCTTGGAGCTTCCAGTGCGCTGGAGGGTCAAGGGGGTAAGCCAAACAATTTGTGAAGCGGTTGATTATTTTTTATTAGGTCTTGAAACAACAATGAGGGGCATAGTCTTTATGCCCCTCATTGCGCTACCTGTCAGATTTTATGGGCCTGTTTTCCCTTGACCCAGCTCTCACCAGAGTGGGTTAGGCCATAGCCATGCTCATGCGGCGACAGGTTTCTGCACAGCGGCGGCACATCTCGGCACAGGCCTGCATTTGGGCATCGTCGCCCATGCTGGCGCAGTCCTCGGCGCAGCGATCGCATACCTCAGCACAGGCTCCGCAGAAATGCCCATGCAGGTCAGAGCCGCGCAGCATGAAATTGGCGCAGGTCTGGCAGCTCTCTGCGCAGTCCATCATCAGGCGAATGTGAGACGGCTCAGCATGGCGACCCCCCTGCTCCAGGCAGTAGGTAATGGTGTTGAGGCATAGGCTGTGGCAATCGAGGCAGTTTTGAATACACTGCTGCATCTCGTTGTTTAGGTTGTTTAATTGGAGGGTTTGAATCGGCATAATTAACCTCTTTAGTTTTTATAGAATTCTGATCATTTCAGTCATCTCTAACTTAAGGACAGATTAGAAATCATCAAATCTAGCTATTGAGAGAGATTGCAAAATTTGATATTTCATACCGTCACTAGCTCAAATTTCATCCTGATTTTATTTTTGCGTGGCACACTGCCGTAGTGGTAAACGTGAACCACGCCAGGGAAAGAGGTTATTGAAATGACACGGAAACTAGCTGCGATCGCCCTGCTCGGCCTTACCGCCGCCATTGGCCTGCCCGCCTGCGCCAACTCGCGTGAGGCATCCGTGGAGCCAGCTACCGAAACCGCCCAGATGGATCACGGCGGCATGGGCCAGATGGATCACAGCGGCATGATGGATCACGGCAGCATGGATCTTGGCCCCGCTGACGAAAGCTTTGACCTGCGCTTTATCGATGCCATGATCCTGCACCACCAGGGCGCGGTGGTGATGGCAGAGGACACCCAGCAAAACTCCAGCCGTCCCGAAGTTCAAACCCTGGCTGGCGAGATCATTGCGGCTCAGCAGATCGAGATTGCTGAAATGCAAGAATGGCGGCAGGCCTGGTATCCCGACGCTCCGGCAGAACCCGTGATGTATCACGCCGACATGGGTCACATGATGCCCATGAGCGCCGACATGAAGTCGGCCATGAGGATGGATATGGACCTGGGTGTCGCCGACGATGAGTATGACCTGCGCTTCATCAACGCCATGATTCCCCACCATGAGGGGGCGCTGACTATGGCAGAAGAGGCTCTGACCAAGAGCAGCCGTCCTGAAATCCAGGCGCTGGCAGAAGCCATCATCGCCAGCCAGCAGGTCGAAATCGATCAGATGGCCCAGTGGCGGCAAGACTGGTACGGACAGTAGGGCGATCGCCTATTCCCCAGTAGCCCTAAAACCTCGGTTTCTTCGTCGCTGTTCCCAGGGCCTACCCTGGAGTCTGGACGGGAAACCGGGGGGTGAATTGGTGTCCTATGCAGTGTCAGCCCTAAAAACTGAGGTGCCGTAGGCTGGGTTTGACAGAGCACTACGCCGAAATTTGAATGTTGCCCATCATGCCCAAATCTTCGTGGTCGAGGATGTGGCAGTGGTAGACGGTTTTGCCCGCAAAGGTGCGGAAGGGAATGCGAATCCGCACCGTTTCGCCACCCTTGACCAGCACCGTATCTTTCCAGGCACGGTAGGGTTCGGGCTGGCCGTTGCGGCTCACCACCTGGAACGGATTGACGTGCAGATGGAAGGGGTGATCCATCAAGTCGGGGTCAACATTGACCAGCTCCCACTCTTCTACGGTGCCGAGCCGGGCTGCGATGTCGATACGCTGGTCGTCGTAGGGTTTACCGTTCAGCCAAAACTCCATACCCATGCCCGTGCCCATGCCGTGGCCCATGGTCATGGAAAGTTCCATGCGGCGTAAAAGGCTTGATGACTCTATGCTAGAGATTCCAGTGGGTCGGAGTGTCAAGGGGGCGTCAAGCGGATCCAGGCCATCAGCTCTTGCACAAAAGCGGGGTTGCGGAGCTGGGCGGTGTTGCCCCGCACCACAAAATCCTCTAGCAATTTCAGCTCCGCCGGACGGGTCAGCATCACTTGCCCGCACCCCGTCTCCCGTGCCCGCCGCCGCCAGCAGCTCCAACTCCTCAGGCGTGAGGGGCTGGCCGTCGTACTCGGTGCGACTGCACGGGAATGGCCTCAACCAGTGGGGTGTTCTCCGGCGTGCAGGGGGTAAAGGTGAGGTGGATCGCACCTTCTCCGGTGCTATCAAACTGCACCTGCCCCGCTAGACCGTGGGCCTTGGCTGCCTGCAAGATATTCTCCGCCGCGCAGCCCAGGGAGACGTAGAGGTGGTGATCGTCAGGATCGACCACGGGGCAGCGGCGGGAGCGGTCGGGCAGGATGGTGATGCCCTGGTCATTCACCCGGAACCGCCAGCACTGGGTGTTGTGGCTGGAGGCGGCCAGGGTGCCGTAGCGCACCAGATCGGTGAGGCGGCGAGTATGGTCCATAGGAATGCCTCTGCTAGGAAACGGTCGATCAGCGGTAGCAGGCCCGGTCGATGGTGCAGCGGAAAAATTCGCCCTCGCTCTCAAAGCGTTCGCGAAGCGTCCCCGGTGGGGAATTGCTGCCAAAGAACCACCCGGCTCGAATCTGAGCGGGAATGGTGTAGCCGTCGAAGGTGCGGGATGCTTCGGCCATCACGCCAAAGGTGTCGTAGCGGTAGCCGGTCCCGTCGGGGTTGCCCCAGCGCCGCAGGGCCACCTGCTGGATCGCCCCCCGCTCGTCCAGGGTGAGGGTGAGGTGGGCGGGTTCGCCAAAGGCTGTGAACTCGGCCTGAAGCTGGGTGTCGCTCAGGGCTGTCCAGTGAATCGCTGGGTCGCAGAATACCGAGGGCAGCCACACCGCTTCCCCCTGAATACGGCCCGCCCCCGATCGCGCCACATCTTCACCGCTGGCCTGCATCACCGGCAGCAGCCCCAGCAGTTTCCAGCCCATGTCGCCCTCGCCATCCACCAGGCGATCGCTCCCAAAGATGGGCAGTCCCTGCATCCAGGTGGTGGCCCGCCAGATCATGCCCCGCTGCCAGCGGATGACTTCTTCACCGGTAAAGCGATGCCACCGATCGCCCAGTTTGATGGTGCCGTGCATCTGCAACCGCACCGCCGAGGCCAGGGGAGTGGCCGGGGCAATGGCCCAGTTCAGGTAGCGGCGGGCCAGGGGGGGTAGGGCACTGAGGGTCGCCGGGTCGAAGGTCGCAGCGGTGGGAACGGTGGACGGAGGTTTCCAGAGGGCTTCCAGGGAAACGGGTTTGGTCGCCAGAGGTTGGGGCATGGCATCCTCCTGAACGCAGGCTGTAGCGATCGCCTTGAGTAGGATTACTTACTATTTTAGAGCGATCGCCCCTTTGACTCCTGGCGATGATTCAAAACTTAAAGCCTTTACACCAGCGCTAGCAGCCCTATGTTGACGGCTAGCGGCGGCGGTTGCCCCGCCGCTTCTGGGCCCGAATCTTGTTTTGCCGTTGTAGAGCCAGTCCAGCCCGCAGGTGTGGACAGCTTTTCTCCAACCCAACCCCAAACGCTGCCCGGAGTATTGACTCCTAAGCCTCAGCCCTGGTTGGCAGGGAAAGGTTGGCTAAGAAACTGTGTAGATAGTCACTCAGAGGAGTAGTTGTGTCCTCCGCAAACTCATAGCGCGCCCGGAGAATGGGCTTGTTCACGTCAATCAGGGCCGTTAGGTCAATGGGGGTAGCTGAGACAACCACATCGGCTGGGGTGGCATTGATAGTGTGCTGCAGAGCCGCAAGTTGACCAGCAGAATACCCCATGGCCGGCAGGACTGACTCAAGGTGAGGGTACTGAGCATAGACCTCAGCGATTTGGGGGGCCGCATAGGGACGAGGATCCACTAGATGTCCCGCGTGAGCTTTTGTTGCCGCTATGCAGCCCGCACCATAGGCCATGCCGCCGTGGGTTGTGGTAGGGCCATCCTCAATGACCAGTACATCTAGTCCAGCCAGATTGAGAGGATTGCCAATCGCCTCCAGGTTCTCCAGCTGAATAGGCGATTTGGCCCGAACTATCTGGGCCCTCGGATTGATCTTTTTAGCTATGGCTTCGACTTGCTGAATGTCAGTGGCTGAAGCTGCATCCACTTTGGCGACCACTACGATGTCAGCCATCCGCAACACGGCTTCGCCGGGGTGGTGGCTTGTCTCGTGCCCTGCCCTTAAGGGATCAACCAGAACTAAATGCAAATCAGGACGAAGGAAAGGAAAATCATTATTCCCGCCGTCCCACACAATGATGTCTGCTGCTTTTTCCGCAAGTTCTACAATTCGAGCGTAGTCTACCCCTGCAAAGACTGCATTTCCCATGGCAATGTGGGGTTCATACTCTTCCCGCTCTTCGACCGTACATTGAGCGGCCTGGAGGTCGGCCAGGGTAACAAACTGCTGTACGGCTTGCTTTTCGAGATCGCCGTAGGGCATAGGATGGCGAACCACCGCTACTTTCAAGCCCTTTTGGCGCAATTGCTTGGCAATCCATCGGGTAGTTTGGGACTTGCCGCATCCAGTACGCACGGCAGACACCGCAATGACTGGAACCTTTGCCTTGAGCATCGTTTGCCTTGGTCCCAACAGTACAAAGTTGGCCCCTGTCGCTAAAGCCCTCGATGCCAGATGCATCACCTGGGCATGGGGAATATCGCTATAGGCAAACACCACCTGGTCAACGTTGTGGGCATCACAAAGCTGCTCCAACTCACTTTCCTCAACAATAGGAATACCGGTGGGGTAGAGCGGCCCCGCTAGGGAGGGGGGATAGTGCCGTCCTGCAATTCCTGATATTTGGGCGGCTGTAAAGGCCACAACCTCCTGCTGAGGGTTGTCGCGATAGACCAGATTGAAATTGTGAAAGTCGCGCCCGGCTGCTCCCATAATTACAACCTTGGGACGGGAAGATTGAGTCTGCATAAAACTCACCCTCGATGAAGAATTAGCCACTGACTTGATCTGCATGGCCCAATGAATCAATTATCCAATTCTGTGGGCTGGATCAGGGGATTTTTTGGGGATCAAGCCTTTCCTCCCTGGGCGGGTGGGGTGTCTACGGTAATCACCGGAATCGGGCTCATCTCGAGTACAGCCTGAGACACCGAGCCCAGCAGTACCTCCTCCCAGGGAAGATGCCCTCGCTTGCCAATCACTACATCGGTCACCTGTCGTGCCGCCGCCGTGCGCACAATGATTTCGGGGACGGCACCGGAGGCGGTTAACCACTCAAAGCGAATGTCGGCCAGGAGCTTCTGCGCTTTCTGCTGCAAAGCGGCGCTGACATCGCGATCGCCCTCGTTATCCACATAGAGTACGATCACCTCCCCACTGCTGCGCCGGGCCAGGTCAGCCGCCTTCAGCAGCACGGGCGTAGATCGCGGTGAGGCATCCACCGCCGCCAGAAAGACGGGTCGCCCCACCACCGCTACCTTGGTCGGATCGACCTCCCCCCGCTCCAGCAGCTTGGGAGCAAACGCCTGGGTGGCCCAGGCTCCGATGGGGGCGGTAGTCAGAATGGAGAGGGCCGCGATCGCCAGAATCACCTCACCGCCCTCAATGCCCGCCGCCAGCGGCAGTGCCCCGATCGCCGCCTGCACCGTGGCCTTGGCCATATTTCCCGGCAGCAAAAATACCTTTTCTTTCCAGGTCCAGTTGCTGCCCACCGTCGCCAGGTACCAGCCCAGGCCCCGACCCATCACCAGGCCCACCGTCAGCAGCAGCAGCCCCGGCAGCAGCACATCGGCCAAAATCTCCAGCTGAATGGTAGCCCCCAGCAGCACAAACAGCACAATTTCCGCCACCGTCCACAGCCCGTCAAAGCCGCTACGGAGCACCCGTGCCAGGGGCGCGTCTAGCTCAATCAAAAAGAACCCCATCGCCATCACCGCCAGATAGCCGGAGTAGTAGGGAAACACCTGGGTAAAAATCACCAGGAAAAGGGCCACACAGGCGGCGAGGAGCAGGTCTTGCACCGCCGTGCGGGTCCAGTTTTGCTTCACCAGCAGCACCACCAGCAGCCGGGCCGCCCCCAGGCCCGCCAGCAGACCCAGCACAACCTCCAGTACCACCTGAAACGGCAGCAGTTGCAGGGGTGACAGGGTGATTCCCCCCGGCAGCACCACGGTCTCGGCTCCACCCTGGCCCAAAAAGTTGAGCAGCAGCGCAAACAGCAGCAGCAGCAGCACATCCGACAGGGCACTGCCGGTCAAAATCGCGTCGGGGATCCCCTTGGCCACGCCCCACCCCAGACTCTTCAGCCGCAGCATGCCCGGCACAATCACCGCCGGAGACTCTGACCCCACCACGCAGCCCAGCAGCAGCCCGGTGAGCAAGTCGAAGTCGAACAGAACCATGGCGGCGATCGCCACCACCACCGCCTCCATCGCAGCGGGCAAAAATCCCAGCCGCAGGGCCACCGTGCTCTGCTGGGCCAGCTTTTCCCGGTCCAGCCCCAGCCCCGCCTTCATCAAAATAATCATCACGGCCACCAGCCGCAGGTCGTCCGCCAACCCCAACACCTCGGGGTCGATCAAATTACCAAACCGAGGGCCCATGGCAATGCCAACCAAAATCATGCCAATCAGCGGCGGTGCCCCCAATCGGCGGGCCAACTGACCCCCAAAAAAGCCCAACAGCAAAATCCACAGGGCACTGGCCAACATAACTTCCGCTCTCCTTCGGTGAACCAACACCAGCACCAGAGAGCAGGACAAAAAACAACAAAACCCCCACTCCCTAGCCACCGGCTAGACGAGTAGGAGCCATCAGCGTCGGTGTTCAGCACCTCAGCGGTTAGGGTGAGCTCCATCACCCTTGCTTTTTATACCATCTCTTGGCAAATCTCGGCACTGGCGCGAGTCAAAACAATGTAGCCCCTTCGTCGCCAACTTCATCGGTGTCATGAACTTTCTAGATGGCGTAGTCGAAGCTCCAGATACCGTGCGCTAGCGCGGGCTATCGGCTGGAGCTGACCCTCTCCGGCAACGCCCGCCCATCACCCTGGAAATTTCCACGGGGACAACGCGCTCCAGGGGAAGCATATCTATGGCACTGTGACGCAGCCGATGAAGCAAGGGGTAGTGAGCGAGTACCGCCGCCAGTACCAGTGTCGGCGCACCTTAAACGCTTGCAAGGCATTGAGCAGAGCTATCAAGGCCGCGCCAAGCCCTACGCGACGAGGTCAAAATCGGCATCGAAGCTGCCAGAGGAATAAAGCATAGACAACAAATCATGGTGCCTTCAGTCTGTATAGCGGATAAACAGCGTTTGCCACGCATCTAAGCTGTATATCAACCTGTAGCATCACGAATTTTCCATCTGCTCAAGTTAGGAGTGGTCGATAAGCGATTTGAATGAAACCAGAAAAAAGAATAATGGGTTAAAACGCTGCACGAACCAAGATGTATCTCGGTTGACAGTCTCCATCTAGGGTTAATGAATAAATGGGCCTCAGATGAGTTGATGCAGGAAAAATATGCGCTACTTTCTAGGTTGGTCTCGGAAAAAAATTGCGTCAGGTTTGTTAGTAACCTCGGTTCTTTTTGTGGGAGCATGCTCATCAGGTGAAGTGAGTTCTAGCGGAGGTGGTTCGGGGTCAGGAAGCAACTCAGGGCAGGTTATTCGGATTGCCATCGGCACCCAAGATCAGGTCATCAATACAGCAGTTGGTGGGGCAACGGTGCGTGAACTAGAGCTGTTAGAGAAACATTTACCCACCGATGGTAAATACGAAGGCGTCAGGTATGAAATTGAGTGGTCGAGCTACACATCTGGACCACCGATCACCAACAAAATGCTAGCCAATCAGCTCGATATCGGTTTGATGGGCGACTTTCCAGCGGTCATTAACTTAATTAAGTTCCAGCAAGAAGCTAAGGATGCCGATTCAGTTTTTGTGGGTACTTTGGCCTACAGTCCTACTGGTGCTGGCAATGCCGTGGTAGTCCCTAAAGACAGCGCCGCTACATCCCTGACCGATCTCAAGGGCGGTACTGTTTCAGTTCCCTTCGGCTCAGCCGCCCACGGGATGTTGCTCAATGCCCTGGCCGATGCTGGTCTTGATCCAGAAACCGATGTGGAGCTGATTAGTCAGGCCCCAGAGGTGGGTGGTGCCAGTCTGCGCACGGGTCAAATTGATGCCCATGCTGATTTTGTTCCTTTTGGTGAATTGTTTCCCTTTCGCGGTTTTGCAAAGAAGATTTTTGACGGGGCCCAAACCGGTGTGCCAACCCTCCACGGCATTGTGGTGCGAACAGATTTTGCCGAGGAACATCCTGAAATTGTGGTGGCCTATCTGAAAGCAATTTTAGAAGCAAACCAAATGTTTCGTGAAGATCCTGAAGGTATTTCGACGCAGATTGAAGAGTGGTCTGGGGTCGATAAAGAGGTGGTCTATATGTTTCTTGGCCCCTCTGGTCTACAGCCCCTCAACCCCACCATTGGTGAAGTGCAAGTTAGCTCGCTCAAAAACAGTATTGCCACGCTCACTAAGCTAGGTCGCCTCGAAAACCCCGTTGATCCCGAAGAGGTCACTAACTGGATTGATGAAAGCTACTTGCTCCAGGCGATAGAGGAAATGGGCCTGGATTATGACGAGGTCATCGCCACCGCTGAGGCCTACCAAATTGGCGGCGAAGATGCCCTCACTGGCGAGGCCATAACCGACCCCAAACAAGCTGCTCAGTTTTGGGCCCAGGGAGAAGAGACGGTCAGAAGCTTTGCCTCCATTGGCAACATGGTCAAGGCCCTAGTTGAGCTTCAGGCCGAGGGGCAGGCAGCCAATGTGATGTTTGTCCATGACCACAACAACGGCTGGAAGCTGTTCGCCGAGAATTCTTACTTTGTCAGCAACGGCGATCGGGTCGCGGCCTTTTTAGTCGAGGCCGACGCTCAGGCCTATGCCGCCTCGACTGGGGGGCAAATGACGGCTTTCAGGGGGTTGCAAGACCTCTATGCGGCACGTCAGCCCCTATTGGCCGGAGCCCAGCGCTAGGGTCTGGCGCTGAAATAGATGCTGAAATAGCCACAGCAGAACTGGTCAGGAAGCGCCTCCCCAACAGTTTTAGGACGACTGCACCTAGAGGTATTTAGTGCAGGTCGTAGGAAACAGAATGGCGAGATCGACTTGCTCTACTGTGGCTTTTTGCAAAGACGTAGTGATGTGATTGAGAGGCGCAAGATGGCAGTTTCGGTTTCACGGGTAGGGTATCCGCGCTGGTTTGGGCAGGTAAGTAAAGGCGTAAACGCCCTATTTTTGTCTAACCGCTCGGCTCGGCGACTGCTGGCCCTGGTGCTGTTTTTTGGCATTTGGCAATTTCTCTGTGCGATTAATTTTAACTTTTTTATCGATTTTCAGTTTGTGCCCTCTCCGGTGGAGGTACTGAA encodes the following:
- a CDS encoding four-helix bundle copper-binding protein, whose amino-acid sequence is MPIQTLQLNNLNNEMQQCIQNCLDCHSLCLNTITYCLEQGGRHAEPSHIRLMMDCAESCQTCANFMLRGSDLHGHFCGACAEVCDRCAEDCASMGDDAQMQACAEMCRRCAETCRRMSMAMA
- a CDS encoding DUF305 domain-containing protein; translation: MTRKLAAIALLGLTAAIGLPACANSREASVEPATETAQMDHGGMGQMDHSGMMDHGSMDLGPADESFDLRFIDAMILHHQGAVVMAEDTQQNSSRPEVQTLAGEIIAAQQIEIAEMQEWRQAWYPDAPAEPVMYHADMGHMMPMSADMKSAMRMDMDLGVADDEYDLRFINAMIPHHEGALTMAEEALTKSSRPEIQALAEAIIASQQVEIDQMAQWRQDWYGQ
- a CDS encoding DUF6544 family protein, yielding MPQPLATKPVSLEALWKPPSTVPTAATFDPATLSALPPLARRYLNWAIAPATPLASAVRLQMHGTIKLGDRWHRFTGEEVIRWQRGMIWRATTWMQGLPIFGSDRLVDGEGDMGWKLLGLLPVMQASGEDVARSGAGRIQGEAVWLPSVFCDPAIHWTALSDTQLQAEFTAFGEPAHLTLTLDERGAIQQVALRRWGNPDGTGYRYDTFGVMAEASRTFDGYTIPAQIRAGWFFGSNSPPGTLRERFESEGEFFRCTIDRACYR
- a CDS encoding cyclic 2,3-diphosphoglycerate synthase; the protein is MQTQSSRPKVVIMGAAGRDFHNFNLVYRDNPQQEVVAFTAAQISGIAGRHYPPSLAGPLYPTGIPIVEESELEQLCDAHNVDQVVFAYSDIPHAQVMHLASRALATGANFVLLGPRQTMLKAKVPVIAVSAVRTGCGKSQTTRWIAKQLRQKGLKVAVVRHPMPYGDLEKQAVQQFVTLADLQAAQCTVEEREEYEPHIAMGNAVFAGVDYARIVELAEKAADIIVWDGGNNDFPFLRPDLHLVLVDPLRAGHETSHHPGEAVLRMADIVVVAKVDAASATDIQQVEAIAKKINPRAQIVRAKSPIQLENLEAIGNPLNLAGLDVLVIEDGPTTTHGGMAYGAGCIAATKAHAGHLVDPRPYAAPQIAEVYAQYPHLESVLPAMGYSAGQLAALQHTINATPADVVVSATPIDLTALIDVNKPILRARYEFAEDTTTPLSDYLHSFLANLSLPTRAEA
- a CDS encoding cation:proton antiporter gives rise to the protein MLASALWILLLGFFGGQLARRLGAPPLIGMILVGIAMGPRFGNLIDPEVLGLADDLRLVAVMIILMKAGLGLDREKLAQQSTVALRLGFLPAAMEAVVVAIAAMVLFDFDLLTGLLLGCVVGSESPAVIVPGMLRLKSLGWGVAKGIPDAILTGSALSDVLLLLLFALLLNFLGQGGAETVVLPGGITLSPLQLLPFQVVLEVVLGLLAGLGAARLLVVLLVKQNWTRTAVQDLLLAACVALFLVIFTQVFPYYSGYLAVMAMGFFLIELDAPLARVLRSGFDGLWTVAEIVLFVLLGATIQLEILADVLLPGLLLLTVGLVMGRGLGWYLATVGSNWTWKEKVFLLPGNMAKATVQAAIGALPLAAGIEGGEVILAIAALSILTTAPIGAWATQAFAPKLLERGEVDPTKVAVVGRPVFLAAVDASPRSTPVLLKAADLARRSSGEVIVLYVDNEGDRDVSAALQQKAQKLLADIRFEWLTASGAVPEIIVRTAAARQVTDVVIGKRGHLPWEEVLLGSVSQAVLEMSPIPVITVDTPPAQGGKA
- a CDS encoding ABC transporter substrate-binding protein, with product MRYFLGWSRKKIASGLLVTSVLFVGACSSGEVSSSGGGSGSGSNSGQVIRIAIGTQDQVINTAVGGATVRELELLEKHLPTDGKYEGVRYEIEWSSYTSGPPITNKMLANQLDIGLMGDFPAVINLIKFQQEAKDADSVFVGTLAYSPTGAGNAVVVPKDSAATSLTDLKGGTVSVPFGSAAHGMLLNALADAGLDPETDVELISQAPEVGGASLRTGQIDAHADFVPFGELFPFRGFAKKIFDGAQTGVPTLHGIVVRTDFAEEHPEIVVAYLKAILEANQMFREDPEGISTQIEEWSGVDKEVVYMFLGPSGLQPLNPTIGEVQVSSLKNSIATLTKLGRLENPVDPEEVTNWIDESYLLQAIEEMGLDYDEVIATAEAYQIGGEDALTGEAITDPKQAAQFWAQGEETVRSFASIGNMVKALVELQAEGQAANVMFVHDHNNGWKLFAENSYFVSNGDRVAAFLVEADAQAYAASTGGQMTAFRGLQDLYAARQPLLAGAQR